The genomic window AAGCCGAACCCGAATAAGAAAAAATTCAAAAAGAAGTTTCCTCCCAAAAAAGACAACAATGCATAAAATTTTCGGATTATTAACTCTTATCCTTCTCTTTAGCTGTAATTCTTCGGGTGAAGATGTGATCATGAATGCAGTTGATGGCAAATGGAGTAAAAAGCAGGAACAAAAATTTAATCTTGAAATTTCAGATCCGCAGAATCCAAAAAATATTATTTTTGTTGTAAGAAATAATAATGATTATCCGTATAGTAATATCAGGTTTATTGTAAATTTCACCAATCTTCAAAATAAGAAAAAAGACGTGGATACGTTAAATTACGTACTTGCCAAACCAAACGGGGAGTGGCTTGGTACAGGTTTTGGAGATACGAAAGAAACTTTTTTTCAGTATAAACTGAAATATACATTTCCGGAAAAAGGAAAATATGAAATCGGGATGATTCAGGCGATGAGGAATGATAACCTTCCCGGAATAGAAGATATCGGAGTAAAAATAGAAACGGCTAAACCGTAACCATAAATGGAAGAAAACAAACAAAACAATGGAAGCAAGGGCAGAACATTCCCTCTTCCGCCTAAAAAAAAGAAAGACACCTCCTGGAAAAAGTGGGTGAAAGTAGTCTGGATAGGATTCATTGCTGTCGTTTTAGGAATTTCAGGGCTTTTCTTTGCGGTATCTCAAGGCTTTTTGGGAGAAATGCCGGATGTGAAAGAGCTTGAAAATCCGAATATCTATGTAGCGTCAGAAATTATTTCTTCAGATGGAGTCGTTTTAGGAAAGTTTGAAAAAGAAAAAACTCAGCCTGTCATTTATAAGGATCTTCCTCCTTACCTTGTATATGCATTACAGGCAAAAGAAGATGAGCGTTTTAAAGAACACTCGGGTATTGATTTACAATCTATTGCTAGAGCGGTAGTGTATGGTGGTTCAAGAGGGGGAGGTTCTACAATTACCCAACAGCTTGCGAAGCTTCTTTTTACAGGTAATGCTTCTCAAAATAAAATAGAGAGAGCTTTTCAAAAATTAAAAGAATGGGTAGTAGCGGTAAGTTTGGAAAAAAGATATACTAAAGAAGAAATTATTACCCAGTATTTTAACAAGTTTGATTTTCTTTTTAATGCGAATGGTGTTGAAATGGCTTCCAAAGTGTATTTTAATAAAACAACTTCTCAGCTTACATTGCCGGAAGCTGCTACTTTTGTGGCAATGCTAGAAAACCCAAGAAAAAATAATCCTTATAGAAATCCTGAACAGGCAAAGGAGAGAAGAAATGTGGTTTTGGAGCAAATGCAAAAGACAGGTTACATTGATATGGCAACCTATGAAAGAGCGAAAGAAACTCCTGTTACGGTTGACTTCCATCCAATAAAAGATATTACAGAAGGATATTCTGCATACTACAAGCATTATCTGAGAAAAGAAATTAATAAATATCTTGAAGATTACGAAAAAGAAACAGGAAAAAAACTTAATCTTTACAGAGATGGTCTGAAAATATATGTGACGTTGGATTCTAAAATGCAAAAATATGCGGAAGAATCTATTAAAGAGCACTTAACTGATCTTCAGAAAAGATTTGATGCGGAGCAGAGAGGAAGAAAAGACAGACCTTTCTATTATCTGAACAGTACGCAGATTAATGATCTGATGGTTCAGGCAATGAAAAGAACCGGAAGGTATAAATTACTGAAAGCAGACGGACTTTCCGATGAAGCCATTATAGCGGAATTTAAAAAGCCTGTGAAGACCTCTCGTTTTACTTGGAATGGAGAAGAAGAAGTAGAAATGTCTCCATGGGATTCTATCAAATGGCATAAGCAAGTTGCTCAGGCAGGTTTGATGTCGGTAGTTCCTGGAACAGGAGAGATTAAAGCCTGGGTAGGAGGTATCGATTGGCAGCATTTCCAATATGACCATATTAAACAAGGAAAAAGACAGGTAGGATCTACCTTTAAGCCTTTTGTATATGCGACTGCAATTATGAAATTAGGTTTAACGCCATGTTCTACAATTTCTAACGCAAGTTTCAATAAAGGAAGCTATCATGTTCCGGGAAGAGGAGGAATGCTTACTTTGAAAGATGCTTTAGCGCATTCTCAAAACCCGGTTGCCTTACGTTTGGCCGAAATGACAGGAACTCAAAGTGTAATACAAACGGCAAGAGACTTAGGAGTTACGGAGGAAATATCCACCAGTTTACCAATGGCATTAGGAGCGTCGGATATTACCATCTACGAAATGGTAGGAGCGTACAGTACTTTCGCTAACTATGGAAATTACAATAAGCCGGAAATGATCTGGAGGATTGAAGATGCCAACGGAAGGGTAATAAAAGAAGTAAATGTAGAGCCTAAAGAAGTGATGAATCCTTTGTATGCTTATACAATGATTGAACTGATGAAGGGAGTTGCACAGTACGGAACAGCATCGGGAGAATTAGGCAGAAAAGGTATTTCTAAAGATGTAGAAATCGCAGGAAAAACGGGAACAACCCAAAATAACTCCGATGGTTGGTTTATGGGAATTACTCCTAGATTGGCAACAGGAGCTTGGGTAGGATGGGAAGACAGAGCAACCCACTTCTTTGGAACAGGGGAAGGACAAGGGGCTAAAATGGCTTTACCGATCTGGGCGATTTATATGAAGAAAGTATGGGCCGATAAAAGCTTAGGAATTTCTCCTCAGGATAAATTCATAAAACCTTCAGAATGGAAAGATGGCTGCTCTAATCTTAAAGGATTAGGTAGCGGATATGGAGACGATGGAGGCCTGCAGACTTTAGATGAAATTAAAAATCCTAAACCGGTAGACCCTTCTCCCAAAAAGAATCAGGATAAGAAAGATGAAAATGTAAATGAAAATCTGAATAAAGGAGAAGAAATTGATTTTAATAATAAATAATTTAGATAGAGCCTTCCAGAAATGGGAGGCTTTTTTGTAAGCAAATTAATACCTTTGGGAGATGAACCTTACCAAAATACAGCAGCCGTTTACAGAGATTTTCCCAGGTGATTTTTCAGGAAACCCAATGCAAAGGATGACTCCTAAAGTATTATTCTCGACCGTTGTCCCTGTAGAATTTAAAAGTCCTAAGCTTATTGCTTTTAATGAAAAACTTTCTGAGGAAATAGGATTGGGAAAATATGAAGAAAAGGATCTCGGCTTTCTGGTGGGAAATCATTTACCGGAAAATATTAAACCCTATTCAACAGCTTATGCAGGCCACCAGTTTGGAAATTGGGCAGGGCAACTGGGAGATGGCAGAGCAATTCTTGCCGGAGAGATCGAAAATCATTTGGGTAAAAAAACTGAAATACAATGGAAAGGAGCGGGAGCGACTCCCTATTCGAGACATGCAGACGGAAGAGCTGTGCTAAGATCCTCACTTCGGGAGTATCTGATGAGTGAAGCCATGTATTCTTTGGGAATTCCCACAACAAGAGCGTTAAGTTTGTGTCTTACAGGAGAAAATGTGGTTCGTGATATTCTATATAGTGGTAATCCCCAGGAAGAAAAAGGGGCAGTGGTGGTAAGAACTGCGGAAAGTTTTTTGAGATTCGGTCATTTTGAGCTTATGTCTGCACAAAATGAATATCAAACATTACAAAACCTTTTGGATTTTACCATCAAGAATTACTTTCCTGAAATTCAGTCTGAGGAAAATCAGAAGTACAAAGATTTTTTTGAAAGCGTTGCTAAAAGAACAGCTGACCTTATGGTGGAATGGTTTAGAGTAGGTTTCGTGCATGGTGTGATGAATACGGACAATATGTCGATTCTCGGGCTTACAATAGATTATGGACCATTTTCAATGATGGATGAATATGATTTGAATTTCACGTCCAACACCACAGATCTTCCGGGAAGAAGATATGCGTTTGGGAAACAAGGCCAGATTTCCCAATGGAATCTTTGGCAGTTAGCAAATGCGCTTCATCCTATCATAAAAGATGAGAAATTTTTAGAAGATACTTTAAATAAATTCGGAGATTACTTTTGGAAAGAACACGATAAAATGTTGTGTAATAAATTCGGGTTCGATCAATTATTAGAGAGTGACGAAGCCTTTTTTATCAATTGGCAAGGTTTGATGCAGGAGTTGCAGTTGGATTACACACTCTTTTTTAATCTCCTGGAAAAAACAGATGGAAATATGGATTTGAAATCTGAATTTGAAAAAATTGCCTACCTTTTATTAGACGATAAGGCTTTGTCAAAAATTAAGGATTTTCTTGGTCAATATAAATTAAGGCTTGAAAAAAATAAAATTTCAAGAGCAGAATCGATAGCATTAATGCAAAAAAACAATCCGAAATTCATGTTGAGAAATTATCTTCTTTATGAATGTATTGAAGAAATTGAAAACGGGAAAACTTTTTTGCTGGAAAAACTCATTACAGCACTCGAAAATCCTTACGAAGAAAAATTCCCGGAATTTTCAGTAAAGAGACCGTCAAAATATGATGATGTTTCAGGATGTTCTATGCTTTCATGTAGTTCGTAATAATTGAGATAAAGAAACTTACCGTATTTAGATTGTTGGAAAAAATTAAAATAGTTAGCCAATTCAGGTTGCATTTTTTTATTTTTGCAAAAATTTTCACAGTGTCCATATCATCAAAACTTTATAGTTTTTTTAAAATAGTTTTTCCTTCTACTTATATAGAATTTGGTGTTTTTCTCTTCTTTCTTTGTGTTTATGGGATTTTAGGATCTTATATAGCGGTTAATTATACCGTTATTTTTGATGATAGAATTCCTTGGGATGCCTACTTTAGTTTTGATAACCGGTCTATCGTAATGACGGGAGGAAGTTTTGAAAGACATCCTCTGTCATATTATTTTTTTAACTGGCTTCGTGAGTTTGCTTTTCTTTTCTCGGACGGAAAGAAAAACGATGTTTTTAGATTGGTTTTGGCATGGACGAGCAATCTGATGGTGAGTTTAAGTATTGTTCAGATTTTCAAATATTTGAAAAATATCATTCAGCTGCCTTTATTCATCGGTCTTTTATTGGTCGTTTTCTTTTCTCTTTTCTCTACAGCTATTCTACTTTCATTTACTCCTGAAAATTTTACCTACACGTTGTTTTTATTAATGCTGTTTAATTATTATGCAGCGGTAAGGATTAAAAATGATAAGAAGATTTCTGCTTTGGCTCTCGTTGCCGGAGGAATTACTATCGGAGGGCTTACAATTACTAATTTGGTGAAGGTTTTTATTCCTGTTTTTTTTGAAAAGAATCTGTTTAAAAATTGGAAGAAGCTATTAGATGCATTTACAAGAGGTTTGCTAACGGTAATATGCTTTGTGTTACTTTATTTGAACAGAATTGAATTTAAATATCAGAATATTTTTTCAAAAACCAGTAGTCAGTACGAAAAGTTTTCTAATGCAGAGCCTGCTTCGATTTGGGATATGGTAGTTTCTTTCTTTTTCGGAGGAAATATGCTTTTCTCAAGTTTTATCATTAGAGATAAGCATAATATGAAAGGCTTTCATTACAAAGGATTGTTTATGGATGTGTATTCATCTCCGGTATCCTATTTATTCGTATTTGTTGTGGTAGGACTTTTGGTATGGAGCTATTGTAAAAATTTTAAAAATAAATTGGTTCAGATTATTGCAATTTCCTTCATTTTAGATATCATTATCCATTGCTTTATGAGATTTGGTCTTCACACCTCTTATATTTATGGCGGACATTTTGTTTTTGTATATATTTTGTTGTTAGGCTGGCTTTTTTATGCCTATAAATCTTCACCGAAAATGCTGTCATTTCTTTCAACAATATTATGTGTGCTGCTGATTTATTTAGGGTACAATAATTATTTGAGAATGGCAGAGTTTTTTAACTTTTTGAATACATTTTATCAATAAAAAGAGCTGAGAAATTTCTCAGCTCTTTTTATTTTGTACAGAAGTGTAATTACTTTGCTTCTGCACAGAATATTCTATATTGTACGGCAATAGCCGATTTGAAATATTCCTTTATTTTAGAAAGATCAGAAGCGGCACTTTGCTTACTGAAGTAGCTTCCTGCTAGAATTTTGTAATTCGGGCGTAAAGAAGCATCTGTTTCAACCTTTAGATTGGGAAATCTTTTTCTGAAATACGTTTTGATTTCGTTGGCCTCATCGTTGCTCTTTACCGTTGTGATTTGTATTTTGTAACCTAGTATTCTAGGGTTTTTTCTGCAGATTTCAGCATTGGTAAGTTCTCTGTTTGGAACTAAAATTTTTGTCGGCTTCGATGGGGTGTCATCTATAATATTAGAAGATTTACCATATGAAACTTTGGAACATTTGTCCTCCAGGCTCGTCATTGCATCATTTACGCGAGCATCCATGCTTATAATAAGCTCTGTACCGGATAATGTGTCTTTTTTTACAACCTGTTGTGCATCAATATTATAAAAACTTAGCAGAGATAATATCGAAAATAATTTTATCAAATTTTTCATTTAAAAGTTGTTTCAGCAAATTTATACAAATATAAAAATTATACCAAACTGAGTTATTTAGAATCAATACAAATTAAACTGAAATGATATTTTCCCCTTTCTATATGCCGTTAAATTTCTGTTAAATATGTTATTTTTGCCGAATTGATTGAATGTTCAATATTTTACTAACATAAGATAATTTAAATGATTAGTTGGAGAAAGCATTATAAACAAACGTTGGTTGCAATAGGCTTATTGTTATCAACCAGTGCTTCAATTTACGGGCAAGACGGCGATCCTAAAAACGGAGAAAAACTTTTTAAGGCAAACTGTACGGCATGTCACGCTTTAGACAAACAACTTGTAGGACCTCCTTTGAAAGGAGTGGTAGAGCGAGTTAAAGCAGAGGCCGGCAAAGATACAGAATGGCTTCATAAGTGGATCAAAAACAACAAAGAAGTCAGAGAATCTGGCGATGAGTACGCCAATGAGATTTTTGAAAAATTTAATAAGACTGAGATGCAGCTCTTTCCAAATCTTACAGATAAGGATATTGATGACATCTTAGCATACACAACTAATCCTCCGGCTCCGGAAGAGAAAAAACCGGAAGCGGGAGCAGGAACTGCAGCTGATGCAAATGCTACGGCGGCTCCTGCAAGCAGCACTACAACAAGTGTTGTAATTATTTCCCTTTTAGCTATTGCAGCTTTATTGGTTTGGATTTTAATTAAACTAAGACAGCTTGTAAAACTAGGTCAGTCTGAAGACTTAGCAGGGCTTAATGAAACAAGAGTAAAATCTTTCAGCGAAGTTTACGAAAAATACCATTATATAGGAAAAGGAATTATTGCTATTCTTGCGATCCTGGCAATGTATGGTGTTTGGAACTGGATTATGTGGATCGGTGTTTACAAAGGATATAAGCCTGAACAACCGATTTACTTCTCTCACAAAATTCACGCTGGAGAACAGAAAATAGACTGTCAGTTATGTCACTCAAGTGCTAAATACGGTAAAGTATCCGAAATTCCTTCTATGAATGTTTGTATGAACTGTCACAAGGCAATTTCTGAATACAATGCAGATCATTATATGGAGCCAGGAAAAGATAAAGCATTCTATGACGGAGAAATCCAGAAAATTTATGCTGCTACAGGTTGGGATCCTGCAAAACAACAATACACAGGGAAAACTCAGCCGGTTGAATGGACGAGGATCCACAATATGCCAGACTTTGTTTACTTTAATCACTCTCAGCACGTAGTAGCCGGTGAGCAAGCGATCATTAATTCTTTCAATAAAAAGAATCCTACGAACAAAATTGATGTTGTTTGTAAAGCTTGTCACGGAAAAATTGATACGATGAATGTTGTTCAGATGGCTAATGATTTCACTATGGGATGGTGTATCGAATGTCACAGAACTACTGAGGTTGATATGAACAACGGTTATAATAAAGAATACTTCAAGAATCTACACGACAAGTTGAAAAAACAATACCCTCAGGATGGCGGTAAGATTACTGTAGATGCAATTGGAGGTCTTGAGTGTGGTAAATGTCATTATTAATAACTAAAAATTAGAAGTATAAATGGCTTCAAACAAAATACAATTTAGAAGTATTCATGAACTTAAAGACCCGGCTTTAAATAATAAGCTGGCTCAGAAAGAGTTTCAGGAAGAAATTCCGGTAGAAGATTTCCTTGGAGATGCTGAACAAAACGGATCTAGTACTTCAAGAAGAGATTTCTTAAAATTACTAGGGTTTTCTACTGCAGCAGTTACCTTAGCTGCTTGTGAAGCTCCGGTAATTAAAACTATTCCTTATGTGGTAAAACCACATGATATTATTCCGGGAGTTCCTAATTATTATGCATCAACATATTTCGATGGATTTGATTTTGCGAGCGTTTTAGTAAAAACACGTGAAGGAAGACCTATCAAAATAGATCCGAACCCGGCAGCTGGTGATTTAGGAAAAACCAATGCAAGAGCTCAGGCAAGCGTACTTTCTCTTTATGATAATGATAAAGTAAAGCAGCCTAAGTTTGAAGGTAAAGACGAAACTTTTGATAAAGTAGACAGTTTTGTTATCCAAGGATTAGAAGAAGCGAAAGCTTCAGGTAAAAGAATTGTGTTATTGTCACATTCTTTTGCTTCACCTACTTTCAAAAAACTATTTGCTGAATTTAAAGCAAAATATCCTACAGCGGAATTAGTAACTTATGATGCTTTCCCTTATGCTGCAGCATTAGACGCAGCTCAGGAAGTTTTCGGGCAAAGAGCATTGCCTGTTTACGATCTTAAAGGATCTGAATTAGTGGTTGCTTTCCAGGCTGATTTCTTAGGAGATTACAACGCAGGAAGTTTAGAAACTTCTTATGCAGCAGCAAGAAAACCGGGTGCAAACATGTTGAGACACGTACAGGTGGAATCAAACATGTCTATCACAGGTGCTAATGCTGATGAAAGAATCAGATTAAAACCGAGTGCAGTAAACAAAACGTTAGTTGAAGTTTACAACGCAATCGTAGGAGGGGGTACTTCAGATAAGACTGCCTCTGAATTAGCTAAAGAATTATTGGCAAAAGGCAGCAAAGCTGTTGTTTTCGCTGACGGTTCTAAAGGTGCTCAGGTTTTAGCTCACTTAATTAACCAAAAATTAGGGTCAGTTGCTTTCACTGGTAAAGCGAACTTCCTAAAAGATTTCGATAAAGCAAGATTCCAGGAATTCTTGGGGTGGGTAAATGCAGGTCAGGTTGGTGTATTGATCGCTAACAACGTAGACCCGATTTATTCTTACCACAAAGGAGAAGATTTCAAAAAATCTTTAACTAAAGTTCCTTATGTAATCGCAGTTGCTGATAAGAAAAATGAAATGTACAAAGCAGCTAAGGCTGTAATTCCTGTAGCTAACTGGCTAGAATCTTGGGGTGATATCGAGCCTCAGACAGGTGTATATTCATTAATGCAGCCAACCATCCAGAAAATCTACAAATCAAGACAGATCGAAGAATCTTTATTGGTTTGGAAGAATGGTAAAAACAATGCTGCTAATAATTACTACGATTATTTAAAAGCTAATGCTTCTTCTATCTTAGGAGGAACTTCTTTCAACAAAGCTTTATATAATGGTATTAATGTTTCTCCAAATGCTACAACTTTAGCTTACACCGGAGGAAACGGTGCACAAGCTGCTGCTGAAGTAAGCGGATTCAAAGCTTCTGATTTAGAATTGGTACTATATACTAAGACTTCTATGGGAGACGGTACTCAGGCAAACAACCCTTGGTTGCAGGAATTACCGGATCCATTAACAAGAATGTCTTGGGATAACTACTTGACTATTTCTCCGAAAGATGCAGAAAGATTAGGAATTGATAACGATCTTAATGCGAGAATGCAGTTAGACGGTTCTATCGTAAACCTTACTGTAAACGGAGTAACAATAAAAGATGTTCCTGTATTCGTACAACCGGGACAAGCTGACGGATCTGTAGGTCTTGCACTTGGTTATGGTAAAAAAGATTCAGGAGCTACAGCCGATACTGGTGTAAATGCTTATCCTTTATTCGACGGATCTAACTTAGTTCTTTCTAATGCTAAGATCGAAAAAACAGGAGAAGATCATGAGTTTGCAGGTATCCAGCTTCAAAATACTCTAATGGGACGTTATGAAATCGCTAAAGAAGTTCCTTTGGCAGATTACCTGAACGTAGCATTTGATGATGAGCATAATGGATGGAATAAGCCATTGGAATATCACACAATCAGTGGAGCACTTCCTGCAAGAAAGATTGACCTTTGGGATGCTTTCGATGATACAGATGGTCCTCACTTCAACTTATCAATCGACTTGAACTCTTGTACAGGTTGTGGAGCATGTATTATTGCTTGTCAGGCTGAAAATAACGTTCCTGTTGTAGGTAAGGACGAGATCAGAATGTCTAGAGATATGTATTGGTTAAGAATTGACCGTTACTATTCTTCAAGACAAAAAGTAGAAGTGTATGAAGGATTAAAAGATGGATTAGCTGTTCCTGAATTGTACGGAACCGCATTCAACAAAGAAGGAGGTGCGTTGAACCATCCTGCTGATAATCCGGATGTAATCTTCCAGCCGGTAATGTGTCAGCACTGTAACCACGCTCCATGTGAAACTGTATGTCCGGTTGCGGCTACTTCACACGGTAAGCAAGGTCAGAACCACATGGCTTACAACAGATGTATCGGTACAAGATATTGTGCAAACAACTGTCCTTATAAAGTAAGACGTTTCAACTGGTTTACATATAACCTAAACGATAAGTTCGACTTCAACATGAACAACGATTTAGGAAGAATGGTACTTAACCCGGATGTTGTTGTAAGAACAAGAGGGGTTATGGAAAAATGTTCAATGTGTATCCAGGAAACTCAGGCTACAATCTTAGCTGCTAAGAGAGAAAACAGAAAAGTAACAGACAACGAATTCAAAAATTCTTGTGCTTGTGCTGCTGCTTGTTCTACCGGAGCAATGACGTTTGGAGACATGAATGACAAAGAATCTGAAGTAAGAGAGCTATACTCTAGCAACAGAAGATATTATTTACTAGAAGAGATCGGAACAAAACCAAATGTGTTCTATCATACTAAAGTAAGAAACAGAGTAGAAAAATAAAGTTTAAATAATAAATAGGTAAAAAATGTCAGGACATTACGAAGCTCCGATAAGGGAACCTCTAATTATTGGTCACAAAACTTATCACGATATCACAGAAGATATTGCACGACCTATCGAAGAAAGAGCAGGTAAATTATGGTGGATTTCATTATATGCAGCCTTAGTTCTATTCATCTATGGATTCGGATGTATCGCTTATACTATCGGAACAGGTATTGGAGCATGGGGGCTTAACAGAACTATTAACTGGGGTTGGGATATCACCAACTTCGTATGGTGGGTAGGTATTGGTCACGCCGGAACCCTAATCTCAGCGGTATTATTATTATTTAGACAGAGATGGAGAATGTCTGTAAACAGATCTGCAGAGGCGATGACGATCTTTGCGGTTGTACAGGCGGCAATCTTCCCGGTAATTCACATGGGTAGAGTTTGGGTAGGATATTGGGTATTCCCTTTACCAAACCAGTTCGGTTCTCTTTGGGGGAACTTCAACTCACCTCTACTTTGGGACGTATTTGCGATCTCTACATATTTCTCGGTATCAACTGTATTCTGGTTCATGGGACTAATCCCAGACTTTGCAATGATCAGAGATAGAGCAAAAACACCTTGGACTAAGAAAATTTATACATTCCTTGCATTCGGTTGGGGTGGGAAAGCAAAACACTGGCAAAGATTCGAAGAACTTTCTTTAGTTCTTGCAGGTTTGGCAACTCCTCTTGTATTCTCAGTACACACTACCGTATCTTTTGACTTCGCAACTTCGGTTATTAAAGGATGGCACTCTACAATTTATCCTCCTTACTTCGTTGCCGGTGCGATTTTCTCAGGATTTGCAATGGTACAAACATTATTGTTAGTTGCTAGAAAAGTTTGTCACCTTGAAGATTATATTACAATGTACCATATCGAAATTATGAACATCGTAATCATCTTAACAGGGGGTATGGTAACTGTAGCTTACGCAACTGAATATTTCATCGGATGGTATTCTGGATCTAGATTTGAAGATTTTACTTATCTTTCTCCGGGTGCTGCTGTTGGACCTTACTGGTGGGCTTTCTGGTCACTAATTATCTGTAACCTTGTAATTCCGGCTTCTTTCTGGTTCAAGAGAGCAAGAACGAATATTATCTGGACATTCATTGTTGCATTAATTATCAATATCGGTATGTGGTTTGAGCGTTTTGATATCATCGTTATCAACCTTTCAAGAGACTACTTACCTGGTTCTTGGACGATGTTTAAGCCAACAATTATTGATGTGGGGGTATATTTAGGAACGATCGGATTCTTCTCTGTATTATTCTTATTATATGCAAGAACATTCCCTGTAATTGCACAGGCTGAATTAAAATCGATTTTGAAAATCTCAGGTGAAACTTATAAAGCAAAAGAAGGAGATGAGCACCACTAAAATTGTATACGGACTTTATGCTGACGACGACGATTTAATGAACGGCGTTAAAGCATTCAACGATAAAGGAATCGCAATCAACGAAGTTTATACTCCGTTTCCGGTTCACGGACTAGATAAGGCTTTAGGGTTAAAGAAAACTAGAATTTCTGATGCAGCATTCATCTATGCTCTTTACGGTGTTACTATCGGTGCTACTGTAACTTGGTATGTGATGAATCATGACTGGCCTCAAAACATTGGAGGTAAGCCTGCTTTCGATTGGGCTCACAACATGCCTGCATTCGTAGTACCAATGTTCGAACTTATGGTATTCTGTGCTGCTCACATGATGTCATTAACTTTCTTGGTAAGAAACAAAATGTATCCCGGAGCTCCTGCACAAAACCCTGATCCAAGAACAACGGATGATAAATTCATGATGGAATTCGTAACTGAAGATGTAGAATCTGTAAAACAGTTGCTAATTGAAACTGGAGTTGAAGAAATAACTGTTAAAGATGCTTAAAATGAAAAAGAATGTATTAAAAATTACAGCAGTTTTAGGTTTAACAACAGTTTTACTTAACTCTTGCGGACCGAAAGAAAATGTGCCATTGGTATATTTCCCGGATATGTACTTCCCGGTAGCTTACGATCCATTGATGAAAGCTCAGGATGCCTATTCAGATCATGAAAATGAAATTCCGGCATTTGTTAAAAATAATGGTGCAACAGGTCTTTCTCCAGTAGAAGGATCGGTGGCTCAAAATAAAGACGGAGTTTTTGAAGAAGGAAAATTACCTAAAACAACAGACGAGTACAACGCAGGTTATGAAGCTTCAAAAGCAGTAACATCTTCTCCTTTGAATCCTGCTAATGCAGAAAAGGATATTGAAAGAGGAAAATTGTTATTTGATAAAACTTGTGCGGCTTGTCACGGTGTAGGTGGTGACGGACAAGGACCAATAGTACAAAGCGGAGCATATTCTGGAGTACCAAATTATGCTGACAGAGAAGTTACTGTAGGATCTGTTCATTATGTGTTAACGAACGGTAGAAACAACA from Chryseobacterium camelliae includes these protein-coding regions:
- a CDS encoding c-type cytochrome, with protein sequence MISWRKHYKQTLVAIGLLLSTSASIYGQDGDPKNGEKLFKANCTACHALDKQLVGPPLKGVVERVKAEAGKDTEWLHKWIKNNKEVRESGDEYANEIFEKFNKTEMQLFPNLTDKDIDDILAYTTNPPAPEEKKPEAGAGTAADANATAAPASSTTTSVVIISLLAIAALLVWILIKLRQLVKLGQSEDLAGLNETRVKSFSEVYEKYHYIGKGIIAILAILAMYGVWNWIMWIGVYKGYKPEQPIYFSHKIHAGEQKIDCQLCHSSAKYGKVSEIPSMNVCMNCHKAISEYNADHYMEPGKDKAFYDGEIQKIYAATGWDPAKQQYTGKTQPVEWTRIHNMPDFVYFNHSQHVVAGEQAIINSFNKKNPTNKIDVVCKACHGKIDTMNVVQMANDFTMGWCIECHRTTEVDMNNGYNKEYFKNLHDKLKKQYPQDGGKITVDAIGGLECGKCHY
- a CDS encoding TAT-variant-translocated molybdopterin oxidoreductase, encoding MASNKIQFRSIHELKDPALNNKLAQKEFQEEIPVEDFLGDAEQNGSSTSRRDFLKLLGFSTAAVTLAACEAPVIKTIPYVVKPHDIIPGVPNYYASTYFDGFDFASVLVKTREGRPIKIDPNPAAGDLGKTNARAQASVLSLYDNDKVKQPKFEGKDETFDKVDSFVIQGLEEAKASGKRIVLLSHSFASPTFKKLFAEFKAKYPTAELVTYDAFPYAAALDAAQEVFGQRALPVYDLKGSELVVAFQADFLGDYNAGSLETSYAAARKPGANMLRHVQVESNMSITGANADERIRLKPSAVNKTLVEVYNAIVGGGTSDKTASELAKELLAKGSKAVVFADGSKGAQVLAHLINQKLGSVAFTGKANFLKDFDKARFQEFLGWVNAGQVGVLIANNVDPIYSYHKGEDFKKSLTKVPYVIAVADKKNEMYKAAKAVIPVANWLESWGDIEPQTGVYSLMQPTIQKIYKSRQIEESLLVWKNGKNNAANNYYDYLKANASSILGGTSFNKALYNGINVSPNATTLAYTGGNGAQAAAEVSGFKASDLELVLYTKTSMGDGTQANNPWLQELPDPLTRMSWDNYLTISPKDAERLGIDNDLNARMQLDGSIVNLTVNGVTIKDVPVFVQPGQADGSVGLALGYGKKDSGATADTGVNAYPLFDGSNLVLSNAKIEKTGEDHEFAGIQLQNTLMGRYEIAKEVPLADYLNVAFDDEHNGWNKPLEYHTISGALPARKIDLWDAFDDTDGPHFNLSIDLNSCTGCGACIIACQAENNVPVVGKDEIRMSRDMYWLRIDRYYSSRQKVEVYEGLKDGLAVPELYGTAFNKEGGALNHPADNPDVIFQPVMCQHCNHAPCETVCPVAATSHGKQGQNHMAYNRCIGTRYCANNCPYKVRRFNWFTYNLNDKFDFNMNNDLGRMVLNPDVVVRTRGVMEKCSMCIQETQATILAAKRENRKVTDNEFKNSCACAAACSTGAMTFGDMNDKESEVRELYSSNRRYYLLEEIGTKPNVFYHTKVRNRVEK
- the nrfD gene encoding NrfD/PsrC family molybdoenzyme membrane anchor subunit is translated as MSGHYEAPIREPLIIGHKTYHDITEDIARPIEERAGKLWWISLYAALVLFIYGFGCIAYTIGTGIGAWGLNRTINWGWDITNFVWWVGIGHAGTLISAVLLLFRQRWRMSVNRSAEAMTIFAVVQAAIFPVIHMGRVWVGYWVFPLPNQFGSLWGNFNSPLLWDVFAISTYFSVSTVFWFMGLIPDFAMIRDRAKTPWTKKIYTFLAFGWGGKAKHWQRFEELSLVLAGLATPLVFSVHTTVSFDFATSVIKGWHSTIYPPYFVAGAIFSGFAMVQTLLLVARKVCHLEDYITMYHIEIMNIVIILTGGMVTVAYATEYFIGWYSGSRFEDFTYLSPGAAVGPYWWAFWSLIICNLVIPASFWFKRARTNIIWTFIVALIINIGMWFERFDIIVINLSRDYLPGSWTMFKPTIIDVGVYLGTIGFFSVLFLLYARTFPVIAQAELKSILKISGETYKAKEGDEHH
- a CDS encoding DUF3341 domain-containing protein; this translates as MSTTKIVYGLYADDDDLMNGVKAFNDKGIAINEVYTPFPVHGLDKALGLKKTRISDAAFIYALYGVTIGATVTWYVMNHDWPQNIGGKPAFDWAHNMPAFVVPMFELMVFCAAHMMSLTFLVRNKMYPGAPAQNPDPRTTDDKFMMEFVTEDVESVKQLLIETGVEEITVKDA